In a single window of the Deltaproteobacteria bacterium genome:
- a CDS encoding EscU/YscU/HrcU family type III secretion system export apparatus switch protein has protein sequence MSSEKTEQPTEKRKREAREKGQVARSKALSATASGSAAMLAAFGTLSGSAGEAVHYTRAALEQATALGQSPDQAVHAAVSMLLALAIPTLATAVAAAALVTAAQVGLQLNLGHVAPKLERLDPSAAWKKMFGVQSVIEVLRSLVAVAVVGGIGWATLRNNAAMLANLASTPGDAAMCAGLGLALQIAKKAAFALLALGAIDYGIQRWQHLKSLMMTREEVKQEHKNSEGDPHIKGKRKRLAKELLNAAGKGVKGATAVVVNPTHVAVALLYDTKIAEAPVIVARGTEAEALQIRLEARRYGVPIVKDVPLARTLVNFQVGEEVPEELYQAVAGILKVVFEQQLTTTEHTP, from the coding sequence ATGTCCTCCGAGAAGACCGAGCAGCCCACCGAGAAGCGCAAGCGCGAAGCCCGGGAAAAGGGCCAAGTCGCGCGCTCGAAGGCGCTCTCCGCCACCGCTTCCGGCAGCGCGGCCATGCTCGCGGCCTTCGGCACGCTCTCGGGCTCGGCGGGCGAGGCCGTCCACTACACGCGCGCGGCGCTCGAGCAGGCCACTGCGCTCGGCCAGAGCCCCGACCAGGCCGTCCACGCGGCCGTCTCGATGCTCCTCGCGCTGGCAATTCCCACGCTGGCGACTGCAGTTGCGGCCGCTGCGCTGGTCACCGCGGCGCAGGTCGGGCTGCAGCTCAACCTTGGCCACGTCGCGCCCAAGCTCGAGCGGCTCGATCCCAGCGCCGCCTGGAAGAAGATGTTCGGCGTCCAGAGCGTGATCGAGGTGCTGCGCTCGCTGGTTGCCGTGGCGGTCGTCGGCGGGATTGGCTGGGCGACGCTGCGCAACAACGCGGCGATGCTCGCGAATCTCGCTTCGACACCCGGCGACGCTGCCATGTGTGCCGGCCTCGGGCTCGCGCTGCAGATCGCCAAGAAGGCCGCGTTCGCCCTGCTCGCGCTGGGCGCCATCGACTACGGCATCCAGCGCTGGCAGCACCTGAAGTCGCTGATGATGACCCGCGAAGAGGTCAAGCAGGAGCACAAGAATTCCGAAGGAGATCCGCACATCAAGGGCAAGCGGAAGCGCCTCGCCAAGGAGCTCCTCAACGCCGCTGGCAAGGGCGTGAAGGGCGCCACGGCGGTGGTCGTGAACCCGACCCACGTCGCGGTGGCGCTGCTCTACGACACCAAGATCGCCGAGGCGCCGGTCATCGTGGCCCGTGGCACCGAGGCCGAAGCGCTGCAAATCCGCCTGGAAGCGCGACGCTACGGCGTGCCGATCGTCAAGGACGTCCCGCTCGCGCGGACCCTGGTGAACTTCCAGGTCGGCGAAGAGGTGCCCGAGGAGCTCTACCAGGCGGTGGCAGGGATCTTGAAAGTGGTCTTCGAACAGCAGCTCACGACGACGGAGCACACGCCATGA
- the fliQ gene encoding flagellar biosynthesis protein FliQ, with protein sequence MNPDTFLALGREALTMLVIASAPPLLASLVVGVLASLFQATTQIQESTLSSVPKLLAAIGALVLAGPWIGQHLARFTQDLFAVLPQLH encoded by the coding sequence ATGAACCCCGACACCTTCCTCGCCCTCGGTCGCGAAGCCCTGACGATGCTCGTCATCGCCTCCGCCCCGCCGCTGCTGGCCTCGCTCGTGGTGGGCGTGCTCGCGTCGCTGTTCCAGGCGACCACGCAGATTCAGGAGAGCACGCTCTCGTCGGTGCCCAAGCTGCTCGCGGCGATCGGCGCCCTGGTGCTCGCGGGTCCGTGGATCGGCCAGCACCTGGCGCGCTTCACCCAGGACCTCTTCGCTGTTCTCCCGCAGCTCCACTGA
- a CDS encoding flagellar biosynthetic protein FliR, with amino-acid sequence MNLPSALTVLANQLQPHLWPVALCGARLLPVCLMCPVFGGGQAPSQVRLSLALMLALFVHVGCGIALPATFVANPETLIPAFATQLFAGLCMGYVAALPFDAARIGGRLLDTLRGANAEASLPEVGQKDAATAGMLHQLLCATLFACGGYRLVMGAVVKSFGALPLVGGAMNMTAAVELCAAGALAAMATGLAIGAPAAAVSLVVDVGLGLAARAAPQLKLADTGAPVKLGLGAAAILLSLGAVSERLLGVAAESVQTLGLLVR; translated from the coding sequence ATGAACTTGCCCTCCGCGCTCACGGTTCTCGCGAACCAGCTCCAGCCGCACCTCTGGCCGGTGGCGCTCTGCGGCGCGCGGCTGCTTCCGGTGTGCTTGATGTGCCCGGTCTTCGGCGGCGGACAAGCGCCGTCGCAGGTGCGCCTGAGCCTTGCGCTGATGCTCGCGCTCTTCGTGCACGTGGGGTGCGGGATCGCGCTGCCTGCGACCTTCGTCGCGAATCCGGAGACGCTGATTCCCGCCTTCGCGACGCAGCTCTTCGCGGGCTTGTGCATGGGCTACGTGGCCGCCTTGCCCTTTGACGCCGCGCGCATCGGCGGCCGGCTCCTCGACACGCTCCGCGGTGCCAACGCCGAAGCCTCGCTTCCCGAAGTCGGACAGAAGGACGCCGCCACGGCAGGCATGCTCCACCAGCTCCTCTGCGCGACGCTCTTCGCCTGCGGCGGCTATCGGCTGGTGATGGGCGCGGTGGTGAAGAGCTTCGGCGCCCTTCCGCTCGTGGGCGGCGCCATGAACATGACCGCGGCCGTCGAGCTGTGCGCCGCGGGTGCGCTCGCGGCGATGGCCACTGGGCTCGCGATTGGTGCTCCGGCCGCTGCGGTGTCACTGGTCGTCGACGTGGGACTTGGGCTCGCGGCTCGCGCCGCACCTCAGCTCAAGCTCGCCGACACGGGCGCGCCGGTGAAGCTTGGCCTCGGCGCTGCGGCGATTCTGTTGTCGCTCGGAGCCGTCAGCGAGCGGCTGCTGGGCGTCGCGGCGGAGAGCGTCCAGACGCTCGGGCTGCTGGTGAGGTGA